The proteins below are encoded in one region of Rhizobium sp. 9140:
- a CDS encoding FAD-binding oxidoreductase: MIGEEHARALTALVGERGFVSDAGDMAAYETGARYDAGRALAVVRPQTTQEVSAVLSYCVHHGLAVVPQSGNTGLVSGSTPDAAGGQVVLSLDRMTGHFALDADNRSLEADAGLLLSDVNRRLEASGLFFPIDLGADPRLGGMIATNTGGSRFLKYGDVRRNVLGLTVVLADAEGTILEFGQALRKNNTGVDWKQLFIGTSGAFGVVTRCVLNLERLPLQTATAYLVPAGPEAVMPLLRLMEERLGTTLSAFEGMSRNAIAAALDHVPSLRNPFQNGEIPDYVILAEVSRTWQSRESEEPLGDMLESVLAEIFETEAAPLADAFIGPAHEMWALRHALSEGVKQSGRLIAFDVAFRRGDIMAFCERMKRDMPERFPQARICDFGHIGDGGVHLNIVFPRDAKGLADGSLETGLRDWVYAVTVEDFAGSFSAEHAIGRKNQHYYDLYTPQKIRDMACGLLTLTSPGGLGTVRFG; this comes from the coding sequence GTGATCGGAGAAGAGCATGCACGCGCACTGACGGCGCTGGTGGGCGAGCGCGGCTTCGTGTCCGACGCTGGCGACATGGCGGCCTACGAGACGGGTGCGCGCTATGATGCCGGCCGGGCGCTGGCTGTCGTGCGGCCGCAGACCACGCAGGAGGTCTCCGCCGTGCTCTCCTACTGCGTGCACCATGGCCTGGCGGTCGTGCCGCAATCGGGGAATACCGGGCTCGTCTCCGGCTCGACGCCGGATGCGGCGGGCGGGCAGGTGGTGCTCAGCCTCGACCGGATGACCGGCCATTTCGCGCTCGATGCCGATAACCGCTCGCTGGAGGCCGATGCCGGCTTGCTCCTGTCGGACGTCAACCGGCGGCTGGAGGCCTCCGGCCTGTTCTTTCCGATCGATCTCGGGGCCGATCCGCGCCTTGGCGGCATGATCGCCACCAACACCGGCGGGTCCCGTTTTCTGAAATATGGCGATGTCCGGCGCAACGTGCTCGGGCTGACGGTTGTCTTGGCCGATGCCGAGGGGACGATCCTCGAATTCGGGCAGGCGCTGCGCAAGAACAATACCGGCGTCGATTGGAAGCAGCTTTTCATCGGCACCTCCGGCGCCTTCGGCGTCGTCACCCGCTGCGTGCTCAATCTGGAACGCCTGCCGCTGCAGACCGCCACCGCCTATCTGGTGCCGGCGGGGCCTGAAGCGGTGATGCCGCTGTTGCGGCTGATGGAAGAACGGCTCGGCACGACTCTGTCGGCCTTCGAAGGCATGTCGCGCAACGCCATCGCGGCCGCGCTCGATCATGTGCCTTCGCTCCGCAACCCGTTCCAGAACGGCGAGATCCCTGACTATGTGATTCTGGCCGAGGTCAGTCGGACGTGGCAGTCTCGCGAAAGCGAGGAGCCGCTCGGCGACATGCTCGAATCCGTGCTGGCCGAGATCTTCGAGACCGAAGCGGCGCCGCTTGCCGACGCCTTCATCGGCCCGGCCCACGAGATGTGGGCGTTGCGGCACGCCCTGTCGGAGGGCGTCAAGCAGTCCGGCCGGCTCATCGCCTTCGATGTCGCGTTTCGTCGCGGCGATATCATGGCGTTCTGCGAGCGGATGAAGCGGGATATGCCTGAGCGCTTTCCGCAGGCGCGGATCTGCGATTTCGGCCATATCGGCGATGGCGGCGTGCATCTCAACATCGTCTTCCCGCGCGATGCTAAGGGGCTTGCCGATGGTTCTCTGGAAACGGGCCTGCGCGACTGGGTCTATGCTGTGACGGTCGAGGATTTCGCCGGCAGCTTCAGCGCCGAACACGCCATCGGCCGCAAGAACCAGCATTATTACGATCTCTATACGCCGCAGAAGATCAGGGACATGGCCTGCGGCCTGCTCACCCTTACTTCGCCCGGCGGGCTCGGAACCGTCCGCTTCGGCTGA
- a CDS encoding 2-oxoadipate dioxygenase/decarboxylase HglS: MTEKTFVQTDDIRSAFSAAMSAMYRAEVPAYGTLMDLVAEVNAQVLAAQPVLAERLADTDALERISEERHGAIRLGTPAELSMMRRVFAVMGMFPVGYYDLSTAGVPVHSTAFRPVGAAALSRNPFRVFTSLLRLDLIDDADLRAEAERVLATRAIFTPRAVALTEKAEAEGGLDAEDAAAFVEAVLETFRWHDKAIVDAGLYKRLHDAHRLIADVVSFKGPHINHLTPRTLDIDAVQMRMPEKGIAPKAVIEGPPTRACPILLRQTSFKALDEPVSFKDEDGAWVAGSHTARFGEIEQRGIALTPKGRALYDALLDRSRKHVRPAADGSNAAAYEQALADAFKDFPDSWEGIRAEGLGYFTYSLTDAGRGSEIAGDLETLLREGRVRFDPIVYEDFLPVSAAGIFQSNLGDAAAQDFSASPSQQQFEADLGQAVLNEFDHYAEIEAASIAACLFGPSAQETSRAEAAE, from the coding sequence GTGACCGAGAAGACCTTCGTTCAAACCGACGATATCCGTTCCGCCTTTTCCGCCGCCATGTCGGCCATGTACCGGGCGGAAGTGCCGGCCTATGGCACGCTGATGGATCTCGTGGCCGAGGTGAATGCGCAGGTGCTCGCCGCGCAGCCCGTGCTTGCCGAGCGGCTGGCCGACACCGATGCGCTGGAGCGGATTTCCGAAGAGCGGCACGGCGCGATCCGGCTCGGCACGCCTGCGGAATTGTCGATGATGCGCCGTGTCTTCGCGGTCATGGGCATGTTTCCGGTCGGCTATTACGATCTCAGCACGGCGGGCGTGCCGGTCCATTCCACGGCGTTTCGCCCCGTTGGTGCGGCAGCCCTCAGCCGCAACCCCTTCCGTGTCTTCACGTCGCTGCTGCGTCTCGACCTGATCGACGATGCGGATCTGCGGGCGGAAGCCGAGCGCGTGCTGGCGACGCGCGCGATCTTCACGCCCCGCGCCGTCGCGCTCACCGAAAAAGCGGAGGCCGAAGGTGGCCTCGATGCCGAGGACGCCGCTGCCTTCGTCGAGGCGGTGCTGGAGACGTTCCGCTGGCACGACAAGGCCATCGTGGATGCCGGTCTCTACAAGCGGCTGCACGACGCGCATCGCCTGATCGCCGACGTCGTTTCCTTCAAGGGTCCGCATATCAATCACCTGACGCCGCGCACGCTCGATATTGATGCGGTGCAGATGCGCATGCCGGAAAAGGGCATTGCGCCCAAGGCCGTCATCGAAGGCCCACCGACGCGGGCCTGCCCGATCCTTTTGCGCCAGACCTCGTTCAAGGCGCTGGACGAGCCCGTATCCTTCAAGGACGAAGACGGCGCCTGGGTTGCCGGTTCCCATACGGCCCGCTTCGGGGAGATCGAGCAGCGCGGCATCGCGCTGACCCCGAAAGGCCGGGCGCTTTACGACGCCCTTCTCGACCGGTCGCGCAAACATGTCCGCCCCGCCGCCGACGGTTCCAATGCCGCGGCCTATGAGCAGGCGCTGGCGGATGCGTTCAAGGACTTTCCGGACAGCTGGGAGGGTATCCGTGCCGAGGGGCTCGGCTATTTCACCTACAGCCTGACGGATGCGGGCCGTGGTTCCGAGATTGCGGGCGATCTCGAGACGCTCCTGCGTGAGGGGCGCGTGCGGTTCGACCCCATTGTCTACGAGGATTTCCTTCCCGTCAGCGCGGCCGGTATCTTCCAGTCGAACCTTGGCGATGCCGCCGCGCAGGATTTCTCCGCCAGCCCCAGCCAGCAGCAGTTCGAGGCCGATCTCGGACAGGCCGTGCTCAATGAATTCGACCACTACGCAGAAATCGAGGCGGCCTCGATCGCGGCCTGCCTGTTCGGTCCGTCGGCACAGGAGACATCGCGCGCAGAGGCAGCTGAATGA